A section of the Pleuronectes platessa chromosome 7, fPlePla1.1, whole genome shotgun sequence genome encodes:
- the LOC128444275 gene encoding NLR family CARD domain-containing protein 3-like isoform X3: MKMSVYEEEEDRAESPGFSCLSLKSDWSMRHPPVFSNEPGPSPTEERKRSHVSEEEQSSCCASCQDVLKDPVSTSCGHWFCRQCITSYWDQSGSSGDSSCPQCGQRSRTGAGADRGLQEVSDEHKLSVRRRCEHVTEGSDETGSRTLLNRIYTELHITEGQSEEVNTQHEVRQLETASKKKILQDTPIKVHDIFKASTDQQSSIRVVLTNGVAGVGKTFSVQKFTLDWAEGLENQDVGLLAVLSFRELNLVKDQQHSLLTLLHVFHPALQKLTAETLAVCKPLFIFDGLDESRPSLDFNHRELVSEVTQRSSVNVLLTNLIRGNLLPSALVWITSRPAAANQIPPACVDRVTEVRGFTEAQKDEYFRRRFSDEELCSRIISHIKTSRSLHIMCQIPVFCWISATVLEHMLTTDQRGELPKTLTDLYSHFLLVQTKRKNNKYGEGHETSPQQLTEADRDVLLKLGRLALKHLEEGNIMFYQEDLERCGLNVTEASVYSGVCTEIFRRECVIFQKSVYCFVHLSVQEFLAAVYMFHCYTERNTEELNNFLGTYGNTWGTLDDVLKRTMEKSLTSTNGHQDLFVRFLHGLSLESNQRVLGGLLGRTGNNPEIIQRVINNLKKMKSDYISPDRSINIFHCLTEMNDHSVHQQMKQFLTSENRSKEKLSEIHCSALAYMLQMSEEVLDELNLEKFNTSDQGRRRLIPAVRNCRKAVLGGCGLSETHCEVVASALKSDPSHLRELDLSYNKLQDSGVKLLCSGLESPNCRLETLRLWSCSLTEISCSSLASALRSNPSHLRELDLRLNYLLDSGVKELLDLQQSPTCRLETLRWRGSLWS; encoded by the exons atGAAGATGAGTgtttatgaggaggaagaggacagagcagagtctccagggttcagctgtctgtctctgaagagtgactggtccatgagacatcctccagtcttcagtaatgaacctggaccctcacccacaga ggagaggaagaggagtcatgtttctgaggaggagcagtcgtcctgctgtgcttcgtgtcaggacgtcctgaaggatccagtctccaccagctgtggacactggttctgcagacagtgcatcacctcatactgggaccagtctggttcttcaggagactcctcctgtccccagtgtggacaaagatccagaacaggagctggag cagatcgtggtctgcaggaggtttcagatgaacataagctcagtgtgaggaggagatgtgaacatgtgactgaaggaagtgatgaaacaggaagtagaaccctcctcaacaggatctacactgagctccacatcacagagggacagagtgaagaggttaatactcaacatgaggtgaggcagcttgagacggcttccaagaagaagatcctccaggacactcccatcaaggtccacgacatctttaaagcctccactgaccagcagagcagcatcagagtcgtcctgaccaacggcgtcgctggcgttggaaaaaccttctcggtgcagaagttcactctggactgggcagagggtttagagaaccaggatgtgggtctgctggctgtgctttcgttcagggagctgaacctggtgaaggaccagcagcacagtcttctcacgctgctccatgttttccatccagcgttacagaagctcactgcagagacgctcgctgtctgtaaacctttgttcatctttgacggcctggatgaaagcagaccttctctggacttcaaccacagggagcttgtgtctgaggtcacacagaggtcatcagtcaacgtgctgctgacaaacctcatccgggggaatctgcttccctcggctctcgtctggataacctccagacctgcggcggccaatcagatccctcctgcatgtgttgacagggtcacagaagtacgaggcttcactgaggcccagaaggacgagtacttcaggaggaggttcagtgatgaagagctgtgcagcagaatcatctcacacatcaagacgtccaggagcctccacatcatgtgtcaaatcccagtcttctgctggatcagtgctacagttctggagcacatgttgaccacagaccagagaggagagctgcccaagaccctgactgacctgtactcacacttcctgctggttcagacaaagaggaagaacaacaagtacggtgagggacatgagacgagtccacagcagctgacggaggctgacagggacgttctcctgaagctggggaggctggcacttaaacatctggaggaaggaaacatcatgttctaccaagaagacctggagcggtgtggtcttaatgtcacagaggcctcggtgtactcaggagtttgtactgagatcttcagaagagagtgtgtgatcttccagaaatcagtctactgctttgttcatctgagcgttcaggagtttctggctgcagtctacatgttccactgttacaccgagaggaacacagaagaactcaacaacttcttgggaacatatgggaaCACATGGGGTACCCTTGATGatgtcctgaagagaaccatggagaaatccctcaccagtacaaatggtcatcaggacctgtttgttcgcttccttcacggcctcagtctggagtccaaccagagagtcttaggaggcctgctgggtcggacagggaacaatccagagatcatccagagagtcatcaacaacctgaagaagatgaagagtgattacatttctcctgacagaagcatcaacatcttccactgtctgactgagatgaacgaccactcagttcatcagcagatgaaacagttcctgacgtcagagaacagatcaaaggagaaactctctgagatccactgctcagctctggcctacatgctgcagatgtcagaggaggttctggatgagttgaacctggagaagttcaacacatcagaccagggtcgacggagactgatcccagctgtgaggaactgcaggaaggctgt actcggtggttgtggactctcagagactcactgtgaagtcgtggcctcagctctgaagtcagacccctcacatctgagagaactggatctgagttacaacaagctgcaggattcaggagtgaagctgctgtgttctggactggagagtccaaactgtcgactggagactctgag gttgtggagctgcagtctgacagagatcagctgttcttctctggcttcagctctgaggtcaaacccctctcatctgagagaactggatctgagactAAACTACCTgctggactcaggagtgaaggagctgcttgatcttcagcagagtccaacctgtcgcctggagactctgag gtggagggGATCTTtgtggagctga
- the LOC128444275 gene encoding NLR family CARD domain-containing protein 3-like isoform X4 — protein sequence MKMSVYEEEEDRAESPGFSCLSLKSDWSMRHPPVFSNEPGPSPTEERKRSHVSEEEQSSCCASCQDVLKDPVSTSCGHWFCRQCITSYWDQSGSSGDSSCPQCGQRSRTGAGDRGLQEVSDEHKLSVRRRCEHVTEGSDETGSRTLLNRIYTELHITEGQSEEVNTQHEVRQLETASKKKILQDTPIKVHDIFKASTDQQSSIRVVLTNGVAGVGKTFSVQKFTLDWAEGLENQDVGLLAVLSFRELNLVKDQQHSLLTLLHVFHPALQKLTAETLAVCKPLFIFDGLDESRPSLDFNHRELVSEVTQRSSVNVLLTNLIRGNLLPSALVWITSRPAAANQIPPACVDRVTEVRGFTEAQKDEYFRRRFSDEELCSRIISHIKTSRSLHIMCQIPVFCWISATVLEHMLTTDQRGELPKTLTDLYSHFLLVQTKRKNNKYGEGHETSPQQLTEADRDVLLKLGRLALKHLEEGNIMFYQEDLERCGLNVTEASVYSGVCTEIFRRECVIFQKSVYCFVHLSVQEFLAAVYMFHCYTERNTEELNNFLGTYGNTWGTLDDVLKRTMEKSLTSTNGHQDLFVRFLHGLSLESNQRVLGGLLGRTGNNPEIIQRVINNLKKMKSDYISPDRSINIFHCLTEMNDHSVHQQMKQFLTSENRSKEKLSEIHCSALAYMLQMSEEVLDELNLEKFNTSDQGRRRLIPAVRNCRKAVLGGCGLSETHCEVVASALKSDPSHLRELDLSYNKLQDSGVKLLCSGLESPNCRLETLRLWSCSLTEISCSSLASALRSNPSHLRELDLRLNYLLDSGVKELLDLQQSPTCRLETLRWRGSLWS from the exons atGAAGATGAGTgtttatgaggaggaagaggacagagcagagtctccagggttcagctgtctgtctctgaagagtgactggtccatgagacatcctccagtcttcagtaatgaacctggaccctcacccacaga ggagaggaagaggagtcatgtttctgaggaggagcagtcgtcctgctgtgcttcgtgtcaggacgtcctgaaggatccagtctccaccagctgtggacactggttctgcagacagtgcatcacctcatactgggaccagtctggttcttcaggagactcctcctgtccccagtgtggacaaagatccagaacaggagctggag atcgtggtctgcaggaggtttcagatgaacataagctcagtgtgaggaggagatgtgaacatgtgactgaaggaagtgatgaaacaggaagtagaaccctcctcaacaggatctacactgagctccacatcacagagggacagagtgaagaggttaatactcaacatgaggtgaggcagcttgagacggcttccaagaagaagatcctccaggacactcccatcaaggtccacgacatctttaaagcctccactgaccagcagagcagcatcagagtcgtcctgaccaacggcgtcgctggcgttggaaaaaccttctcggtgcagaagttcactctggactgggcagagggtttagagaaccaggatgtgggtctgctggctgtgctttcgttcagggagctgaacctggtgaaggaccagcagcacagtcttctcacgctgctccatgttttccatccagcgttacagaagctcactgcagagacgctcgctgtctgtaaacctttgttcatctttgacggcctggatgaaagcagaccttctctggacttcaaccacagggagcttgtgtctgaggtcacacagaggtcatcagtcaacgtgctgctgacaaacctcatccgggggaatctgcttccctcggctctcgtctggataacctccagacctgcggcggccaatcagatccctcctgcatgtgttgacagggtcacagaagtacgaggcttcactgaggcccagaaggacgagtacttcaggaggaggttcagtgatgaagagctgtgcagcagaatcatctcacacatcaagacgtccaggagcctccacatcatgtgtcaaatcccagtcttctgctggatcagtgctacagttctggagcacatgttgaccacagaccagagaggagagctgcccaagaccctgactgacctgtactcacacttcctgctggttcagacaaagaggaagaacaacaagtacggtgagggacatgagacgagtccacagcagctgacggaggctgacagggacgttctcctgaagctggggaggctggcacttaaacatctggaggaaggaaacatcatgttctaccaagaagacctggagcggtgtggtcttaatgtcacagaggcctcggtgtactcaggagtttgtactgagatcttcagaagagagtgtgtgatcttccagaaatcagtctactgctttgttcatctgagcgttcaggagtttctggctgcagtctacatgttccactgttacaccgagaggaacacagaagaactcaacaacttcttgggaacatatgggaaCACATGGGGTACCCTTGATGatgtcctgaagagaaccatggagaaatccctcaccagtacaaatggtcatcaggacctgtttgttcgcttccttcacggcctcagtctggagtccaaccagagagtcttaggaggcctgctgggtcggacagggaacaatccagagatcatccagagagtcatcaacaacctgaagaagatgaagagtgattacatttctcctgacagaagcatcaacatcttccactgtctgactgagatgaacgaccactcagttcatcagcagatgaaacagttcctgacgtcagagaacagatcaaaggagaaactctctgagatccactgctcagctctggcctacatgctgcagatgtcagaggaggttctggatgagttgaacctggagaagttcaacacatcagaccagggtcgacggagactgatcccagctgtgaggaactgcaggaaggctgt actcggtggttgtggactctcagagactcactgtgaagtcgtggcctcagctctgaagtcagacccctcacatctgagagaactggatctgagttacaacaagctgcaggattcaggagtgaagctgctgtgttctggactggagagtccaaactgtcgactggagactctgag gttgtggagctgcagtctgacagagatcagctgttcttctctggcttcagctctgaggtcaaacccctctcatctgagagaactggatctgagactAAACTACCTgctggactcaggagtgaaggagctgcttgatcttcagcagagtccaacctgtcgcctggagactctgag gtggagggGATCTTtgtggagctga